One Megamonas hypermegale genomic window carries:
- a CDS encoding C-GCAxxG-C-C family (seleno)protein has protein sequence MLKDLAAQYYKQGYNCAESITRAGNEYYNLGLEEKAFRMTGAFGGGLQVGDICGALSGSACVISSKYIETKAHECADLRPIMLKLVRAFQTKFSSRLCAQIKAKFYSKEVACLNTVTTAAEVLEEVINEYEKDKQTK, from the coding sequence ATGTTAAAAGATTTAGCTGCCCAATATTATAAACAAGGTTATAATTGTGCTGAAAGCATCACTCGTGCCGGCAATGAATATTACAATTTAGGTCTTGAGGAAAAAGCTTTTCGCATGACAGGAGCATTTGGTGGTGGCTTGCAAGTTGGCGACATCTGTGGCGCTCTTAGTGGTTCAGCTTGCGTGATATCTAGTAAATATATTGAAACAAAGGCACATGAATGCGCTGATTTAAGACCAATCATGTTAAAATTAGTTAGAGCTTTTCAAACAAAATTTTCTTCTCGCTTATGTGCGCAAATTAAAGCAAAATTTTATTCAAAAGAAGTTGCTTGTTTAAATACAGTTACTACAGCTGCTGAAGTATTAGAAGAAGTTATAAATGAATATGAAAAAGATAAACAAACTAAATAA
- a CDS encoding purple acid phosphatase family protein: MKKWIIGLVVIIIIAIVAIMNYAPLKNKVMQQFFATKVYALLNDDEVMNLHQVITKDSSNSRTVMWQSLNDRDDFILEYGTDEEGDLTTVSPQKSVLNIDDKQIYIYSVYLNDLTPNTAYKYRVGYADSRTNWHDLKTADKDNNNFKVLIFPDSQSNDYTDWKNVAMNAWQQNPDSNFFINMGDLVDNGYDLSQWNAWFNSVEAMNTQIPVAPVQGNHEFYTTEWEVDLPIAYDKFFDLPSNGTDKYKNLYYSFDYGDVHFTVLNTQDDEIKEYEPNLLQDEIDWLRQDLASTTKKWKIVLMHRDVLNYSRNAAPLDGISFSRHGETFMPIFDEYNVDAVLTAHLHTYRRRVPIRDFAANDNGTLYILTGIAGNVRYPNLWHRNLLDAYVPPQPETDNYIVMDVNDDSITFNTYLPDNTQIDTVTLQK, translated from the coding sequence ATGAAAAAATGGATTATAGGTTTAGTTGTCATCATTATTATAGCAATAGTTGCAATCATGAATTATGCACCGCTAAAAAATAAAGTAATGCAACAATTTTTTGCAACGAAGGTATATGCACTGTTAAATGATGACGAGGTTATGAACCTGCATCAAGTTATTACAAAAGATAGCTCTAATAGTAGAACTGTAATGTGGCAGTCTTTAAATGACCGCGATGATTTTATTTTGGAATATGGCACTGATGAAGAAGGCGATTTGACAACTGTTTCGCCACAAAAATCCGTGCTGAATATTGATGATAAACAAATTTATATCTACAGTGTTTATTTAAATGATTTGACGCCAAATACCGCGTATAAATATCGCGTAGGTTATGCCGATAGCCGTACAAATTGGCATGATTTAAAAACGGCAGATAAAGATAATAACAATTTTAAAGTGTTAATCTTCCCAGACTCTCAATCAAATGATTATACTGATTGGAAAAATGTAGCTATGAATGCTTGGCAACAAAATCCTGATAGCAATTTCTTCATCAATATGGGCGATTTAGTTGACAATGGTTATGATTTATCACAGTGGAATGCTTGGTTTAATAGCGTAGAAGCAATGAATACACAAATACCTGTAGCACCAGTTCAAGGCAATCATGAATTTTACACTACTGAATGGGAAGTAGATTTGCCGATTGCATATGATAAATTCTTTGATTTACCATCTAATGGCACGGATAAATATAAGAATTTATATTATTCTTTTGATTATGGTGATGTTCATTTCACTGTACTCAATACACAAGATGATGAAATCAAAGAATATGAACCGAATTTATTACAAGATGAAATCGATTGGCTTCGCCAAGATTTAGCTTCTACAACGAAAAAATGGAAAATTGTCTTAATGCACCGCGATGTTTTAAATTACAGTCGCAATGCGGCACCGCTTGATGGCATAAGCTTTTCTCGCCATGGTGAAACATTCATGCCTATTTTCGATGAGTACAATGTTGATGCTGTGCTTACAGCTCATTTGCATACTTATCGCAGACGCGTACCAATTCGCGATTTTGCCGCTAATGATAACGGCACATTGTATATACTGACTGGTATTGCTGGAAATGTTCGTTATCCTAATCTTTGGCACAGAAATCTGCTTGATGCTTATGTTCCACCGCAACCAGAAACGGATAATTATATTGTGATGGATGTAAATGATGATAGCATAACATTTAATACGTATTTGCCAGATAATACACAAATTGATACAGTAACTTTACAGAAATAA
- a CDS encoding ABC transporter ATP-binding protein, with the protein MALLEVKNLSKHFVVERSFWGKPTKILKAVNNVSLNIDEGETLGLVGESGCGKSTTGRTIMGLYKPTSGEVIFNGENISKQNKMHKDIQMIFQDPYASLNPRMTVADIIGEPLEIHHLYSSLNEKNRRIHELLSLVGLSREQANRFPHEFSGGQRQRIGIARALACEPKLIICDEPISALDVSIQAQVINLLEELQQYLGLTYLFIAHDLAMVRYISQKVAVMYLGRIVEMATTEDLYENPLHPYTKALLSAIPIPDPKIEKTKQRIQLKGELPNPLNPPTGCPFNTRCPYAKDICKKENPELKNINGRYIACHLFE; encoded by the coding sequence ATGGCACTGTTAGAAGTAAAAAATCTATCAAAACATTTTGTAGTAGAACGTTCTTTTTGGGGCAAACCAACAAAAATCTTAAAAGCAGTAAATAATGTCAGCTTAAATATAGATGAAGGCGAAACACTTGGACTTGTAGGCGAATCTGGCTGTGGCAAATCGACAACAGGCAGAACGATTATGGGACTGTATAAACCGACAAGTGGAGAAGTGATTTTCAATGGTGAAAATATCTCAAAGCAAAATAAAATGCATAAAGACATTCAAATGATATTTCAAGACCCATACGCTTCATTAAACCCTCGCATGACAGTAGCGGATATAATTGGAGAACCACTGGAAATACACCATTTATATTCTTCATTAAATGAAAAAAATCGCCGTATTCATGAATTATTGTCTTTAGTAGGTCTTAGCCGAGAACAAGCCAATCGCTTTCCGCATGAATTTTCCGGTGGACAGCGCCAGCGCATTGGCATAGCTAGAGCTTTAGCGTGTGAGCCTAAGCTCATCATCTGCGATGAACCGATTTCTGCATTAGATGTATCTATTCAAGCTCAAGTTATAAATTTATTAGAAGAATTGCAACAGTATTTGGGACTTACTTATTTGTTTATCGCACATGATTTGGCAATGGTTCGCTATATCAGCCAAAAAGTAGCCGTAATGTATCTCGGCAGAATTGTCGAAATGGCTACGACAGAAGATTTATATGAAAATCCTCTGCACCCATATACAAAAGCACTACTATCGGCAATTCCAATACCAGACCCTAAAATAGAAAAAACAAAGCAACGCATACAATTAAAGGGTGAACTTCCCAATCCGTTAAATCCACCTACAGGTTGCCCGTTTAATACACGTTGCCCATATGCTAAAGATATATGTAAAAAAGAAAATCCCGAATTAAAAAATATAAATGGCAGATATATCGCTTGCCACTTATTTGAATGA
- the uvrA gene encoding excinuclease ABC subunit UvrA produces the protein MSGDIFVKGARAHNLKNIDVKIPRDKLVVITGLSGSGKSSLAFDTIYAEGQRRYVESLSAYARQFLGQMDKPDVDYIEGLSPAISIDQKTTSHNPRSTVGTVTEIYDYLRLLFARVGHPHCPKCGKPITQQTVDQMIDNILSLPERTKLLIMAQIVRGKKGEHKKILEQIRKEGYVRVRIDGQIVDINEEINLEKNKKHTIEVVVDRLIVKDGMQQRLADSLETALDIGQGIVYVQIVDGELLMFSQNFACIDCGISLPEIAPRMFSFNSPYGACPECSGLGSHQQFDIDLVMPDKTLSPSQGLFAPLSKSPTSYAMVQIEAVLKKYGYTLDTPWNEIDKKVQDYLLNGTGEERFKYSYINMYDEYKEYFSPFEGVMPMLNRRYKETNSDVMRESYEAYMSTTPCPKCKGARLKPEILAITVGGKNIKEVTDMTIAEADEFFHNVKFTEREQLIAKQIMKEVHARLGFLIDVGLDYLTLSRAAGTLSGGEAQRIRLATQIGSGLVGVLYILDEPSIGLHQRDNNRLLATLKHLRDLGNTLIVVEHDEDTMYAADHIIDIGPKAGAGGGEVVAQGTAEEIKKSLNSITGQYLSRRKYIPVPQTRRAGNGKFIEVIGAKENNLKNINVKFPLGVFTVVTGVSGSGKSTLVNEILYKGLAAKLYNSKGKPGKHKEIKGIENIDKIINIDQSPIGRTPRSNPATYTGVFDSIRELFSQTNEAKIRGYKPGRFSFNVKGGRCEACHGDGIIKIEMHFLPDVYVPCEVCKGARYNRETLEVKYKGKTISDVLNMTVDEATVFFANIPKIYRYMKVIQDVGLGYIQLGQPATTLSGGEAQRVKLATELAKRSTGKTLYILDEPTTGLHTADIHQLLNVLQRLVDGGDTVVVIEHNLDVIKTADYLIDLGPEGGNRGGTVVAKGTPEDIAKVKKSYTGQFLKPLLEEGKRLAKRDA, from the coding sequence TTGTCAGGAGATATTTTTGTAAAAGGTGCGAGAGCACATAATTTAAAAAACATCGATGTAAAAATTCCACGTGATAAACTCGTTGTCATAACAGGTTTAAGTGGCAGTGGAAAATCTTCACTTGCTTTTGATACGATTTATGCAGAAGGACAGCGCCGTTATGTAGAATCATTATCTGCGTATGCCCGTCAATTTTTAGGTCAAATGGATAAGCCAGATGTCGACTATATCGAAGGCCTCTCACCAGCTATTTCTATAGACCAAAAAACGACGAGCCATAATCCGCGTTCAACAGTTGGTACAGTCACAGAAATTTATGATTACTTGCGTCTTTTATTTGCTAGAGTTGGTCATCCTCACTGCCCTAAATGCGGTAAGCCTATCACTCAACAGACAGTTGACCAAATGATAGATAATATTTTATCTTTGCCAGAGCGAACAAAACTATTGATAATGGCACAGATTGTGCGCGGTAAAAAGGGCGAACATAAAAAAATTCTCGAACAAATTCGCAAAGAAGGTTATGTACGCGTACGCATTGATGGTCAAATTGTAGATATCAATGAAGAAATTAATTTAGAAAAAAATAAAAAACACACGATTGAAGTAGTTGTTGACCGCCTCATAGTAAAAGATGGCATGCAACAGCGATTGGCTGATTCATTAGAAACAGCACTTGATATCGGTCAAGGCATTGTCTATGTTCAAATTGTCGATGGCGAATTATTGATGTTCAGTCAAAATTTTGCTTGCATTGATTGCGGTATAAGTTTACCAGAAATTGCGCCGCGAATGTTCTCTTTCAATAGCCCTTATGGTGCTTGTCCAGAATGTAGCGGACTTGGCAGTCATCAGCAATTTGATATTGATTTAGTAATGCCAGATAAAACATTAAGTCCATCGCAAGGATTATTTGCTCCATTATCAAAAAGTCCGACTTCTTATGCCATGGTACAGATTGAAGCAGTGCTAAAAAAATACGGCTATACACTCGATACTCCATGGAATGAAATCGATAAAAAAGTTCAAGATTATTTGTTGAACGGAACAGGTGAAGAACGCTTTAAGTATTCATATATAAATATGTATGACGAATACAAAGAATATTTTTCTCCGTTTGAAGGCGTGATGCCGATGTTGAACCGCCGTTATAAAGAAACAAATTCTGATGTGATGCGTGAAAGCTATGAAGCGTACATGAGCACTACGCCATGTCCAAAATGTAAGGGCGCACGCTTAAAACCAGAAATATTAGCGATTACTGTCGGTGGAAAAAATATCAAAGAAGTTACAGATATGACAATAGCTGAAGCAGATGAATTTTTCCACAATGTAAAATTCACAGAGCGCGAGCAACTCATCGCTAAGCAGATAATGAAAGAAGTACATGCGAGATTAGGTTTTTTAATCGATGTTGGCTTAGATTATTTAACATTATCACGAGCAGCTGGCACACTTTCAGGCGGTGAAGCACAGCGCATACGATTAGCTACACAAATCGGTTCAGGGCTTGTCGGTGTACTCTATATTTTGGACGAACCGAGCATTGGTTTACATCAGCGTGATAATAATAGATTGCTTGCAACGCTCAAACATCTTCGCGATTTAGGCAATACTTTAATTGTCGTTGAACACGATGAAGATACTATGTATGCTGCTGACCATATAATAGATATCGGTCCTAAAGCGGGAGCTGGTGGCGGTGAAGTTGTAGCACAAGGAACGGCGGAAGAAATAAAAAAATCTCTAAACTCCATTACAGGTCAATATCTCAGTCGTCGCAAATACATTCCTGTACCGCAAACTCGTCGCGCCGGCAATGGTAAATTCATTGAAGTCATCGGAGCAAAAGAAAATAATTTAAAAAATATTAATGTAAAATTTCCACTTGGTGTATTCACCGTAGTTACAGGCGTTTCTGGTTCGGGAAAATCCACTTTAGTAAATGAGATTTTATATAAAGGTCTAGCTGCAAAGCTCTATAATAGCAAAGGCAAACCGGGTAAACATAAAGAAATTAAAGGCATTGAAAATATAGATAAAATCATCAACATAGACCAATCACCTATCGGCAGAACACCGCGTTCTAATCCTGCAACGTATACAGGTGTATTCGATAGCATTCGCGAATTGTTCAGCCAAACAAATGAAGCGAAAATCAGAGGTTATAAACCTGGTCGTTTTAGTTTTAATGTCAAAGGTGGTCGCTGTGAAGCTTGTCATGGTGATGGCATCATTAAAATTGAAATGCACTTTTTGCCAGATGTTTATGTACCGTGTGAAGTTTGCAAAGGTGCAAGATACAATCGCGAAACATTAGAAGTAAAATATAAAGGCAAAACTATTTCTGATGTACTCAATATGACAGTGGATGAAGCGACTGTTTTCTTTGCCAATATACCGAAGATTTATCGCTATATGAAAGTCATTCAAGATGTTGGACTCGGTTATATTCAACTTGGACAGCCAGCAACAACTCTTTCAGGTGGGGAAGCACAAAGGGTTAAACTCGCTACTGAACTAGCTAAACGCAGCACAGGCAAGACACTGTATATTTTAGATGAACCGACGACAGGTTTGCATACAGCAGATATTCACCAACTTTTAAATGTATTGCAAAGATTAGTTGATGGCGGAGATACTGTTGTTGTAATCGAACATAATTTAGATGTCATAAAAACAGCTGATTATTTAATTGATTTAGGACCAGAAGGTGGCAATCGCGGTGGCACAGTAGTCGCCAAAGGAACACCTGAAGATATAGCCAAAGTGAAAAAATCATATACAGGTCAATTCTTAAAACCATTATTAGAAGAAGGTAAACGCCTCGCAAAACGCGATGCATGA
- a CDS encoding ABC transporter permease, producing MFAPLEREIIEVQKQTETLGYWQDAWLRLKKNKMATLGLAIILILILAAIFVPIFSVHTYDEQNLMLPNQSPSFEHWFGTDNLGRDIFIRVLYGARISLAIGIVASLINFFIGVIYGGISGFFGGKVDRIMMNIVDILYSIPTLLYVILLMVVLKPGLTNIFIALGIGYWLQMARIVRGQILALKQQEFVLAARSIGASKTRILLRHLIPNTMGAIVVTMTLAIPDAIFTEAFLSFIGLGVSAPMASWGVLASEGINNIRAYPFQLFFPAAAISITMLAFNFLGDGLRDVLDPKMRR from the coding sequence ATGTTCGCTCCATTAGAGCGTGAAATAATCGAGGTGCAAAAACAGACTGAAACATTAGGTTATTGGCAAGATGCTTGGCTTCGTTTGAAGAAAAATAAAATGGCTACATTGGGTTTAGCCATCATTTTAATATTGATTTTAGCAGCCATATTTGTGCCGATATTTTCTGTTCATACCTATGATGAACAAAATTTGATGCTGCCTAATCAATCGCCGAGTTTTGAACATTGGTTCGGTACGGATAATCTCGGTCGTGATATTTTCATACGCGTATTGTACGGTGCGAGAATTTCACTTGCTATAGGTATTGTTGCAAGCCTTATAAATTTCTTTATCGGTGTAATTTATGGCGGAATATCTGGATTTTTTGGTGGTAAAGTAGACCGAATAATGATGAATATTGTCGATATTTTATATAGCATACCGACTCTTTTATATGTAATTTTATTGATGGTGGTATTAAAACCGGGACTTACTAATATATTCATTGCACTTGGTATCGGTTATTGGTTACAGATGGCAAGAATTGTGCGCGGTCAAATCTTAGCTTTAAAGCAACAGGAATTTGTCTTGGCGGCACGTTCTATCGGAGCAAGCAAGACAAGAATTTTATTGCGTCATTTAATCCCAAACACAATGGGAGCAATTGTCGTAACGATGACGCTTGCTATACCAGATGCTATATTTACAGAAGCATTTTTAAGCTTTATCGGACTTGGCGTATCTGCACCGATGGCAAGTTGGGGCGTATTGGCATCAGAAGGTATCAATAATATCAGAGCATACCCTTTTCAACTGTTCTTTCCTGCGGCGGCAATCAGTATTACTATGTTAGCTTTTAATTTCTTAGGCGATGGTCTGCGTGATGTATTAGACCCTAAAATGCGCCGTTGA
- a CDS encoding S66 peptidase family protein translates to MKYIAEVFFILTMLLLSTTTIFASEQNNVLKGTALKPGDCIGIVAPASGMDGMDISMAINKLQSWGYKVKLSPNLYQQAGYLAGEDIQRAADLNNFFADDEVDAILCLRGGYGSERILDLLDYELIKQHPKLLIGYSDITALHMALWQKCHMTSAHGAMVIDINDSSLNYTDEQLRHGLSSTNVSEDGLFPLPYNQKLEVLNAGVAEGTLIGGNLSVIAALCGTPYALDSKDCILFLEEVGEDSYAIDRMMWQLWQSGLLKNVKGMVIGNLRHCEPTSPKQYDYSVRQVFEQYAKLMQVPVIYNFPVGHGSINGFLPLGVKAKINADNTNPQLIIEENYAQN, encoded by the coding sequence TTGAAATATATCGCAGAAGTCTTTTTTATATTGACGATGTTATTATTATCTACGACGACTATTTTTGCCAGTGAACAAAATAATGTGCTTAAAGGCACAGCTTTAAAACCGGGTGATTGTATCGGCATCGTTGCGCCAGCCTCTGGCATGGACGGCATGGATATTTCCATGGCTATAAATAAATTGCAAAGTTGGGGGTACAAAGTAAAATTATCGCCTAATTTATATCAACAAGCAGGTTATTTAGCTGGTGAAGATATACAGCGCGCAGCTGATTTAAATAATTTTTTCGCTGATGATGAAGTAGATGCCATTTTATGTCTGCGTGGCGGTTATGGCAGTGAACGAATTTTAGATTTATTGGATTATGAACTGATAAAACAACACCCTAAATTATTGATTGGCTACAGTGATATAACGGCACTTCATATGGCTTTATGGCAAAAATGTCATATGACGAGCGCGCACGGTGCTATGGTCATCGACATCAATGATAGTTCTTTAAATTACACGGACGAACAACTTCGCCATGGGCTTTCTTCTACGAATGTCAGTGAAGATGGACTTTTTCCTTTACCATACAATCAAAAATTAGAAGTTTTAAATGCAGGCGTAGCTGAAGGAACTTTAATCGGTGGCAATCTCAGTGTGATAGCTGCTCTTTGCGGCACACCATACGCTCTTGATAGTAAGGATTGTATTTTATTTTTAGAAGAAGTAGGTGAAGATTCCTATGCTATAGACCGCATGATGTGGCAACTTTGGCAAAGTGGTCTTTTGAAAAATGTTAAAGGCATGGTTATCGGCAATTTACGCCATTGTGAACCTACAAGTCCCAAACAATATGATTATTCTGTAAGACAAGTATTTGAACAGTACGCAAAACTCATGCAAGTACCTGTAATATACAATTTTCCAGTAGGTCATGGCAGTATTAATGGTTTTCTGCCGTTAGGTGTAAAAGCGAAAATAAATGCAGATAATACTAATCCTCAATTGATTATTGAAGAAAATTATGCTCAAAATTAA
- a CDS encoding ABC transporter permease yields MLAYIIKRIFNAVIVLWVVTTITFFLMHAIPGGPFTVEKSLPPIVQQSIEERYKLNDPLYKQYSDYLTNLIQGDLGPSFKYPGRSVNDIIKDGFPVSFQLGMEAVLIAIIIGIPAGIIAAINQGKWQDHAVNFFTTLGVAVPSFVVAALLIYVLSTKLHLLPSAMWEGWQYQIMPALALSGMPTSFIARLTRSSMLDVLGQDYIKTARAKGLSRFTVLFKHALPNSLIPVVTYAGPMTAGILTGSFVIENIFAIPGLGQYFVTSIYNRDYTVILGVTIFYSIIIIVLNMIVDLIYPFLDPRIKLGGGKGE; encoded by the coding sequence TTGTTAGCTTATATTATAAAACGTATCTTCAATGCAGTAATAGTATTATGGGTTGTAACGACTATTACTTTCTTTCTAATGCATGCTATTCCTGGCGGGCCGTTTACTGTAGAAAAATCTTTACCGCCAATAGTTCAACAGAGCATTGAAGAGCGATATAAATTGAATGACCCACTTTATAAACAATATAGTGATTATCTGACGAATTTAATACAAGGCGATTTAGGCCCTTCATTTAAATATCCGGGACGCAGTGTCAACGATATCATAAAAGATGGTTTTCCTGTATCATTTCAATTAGGTATGGAAGCCGTTTTAATCGCTATTATCATCGGTATTCCTGCTGGAATAATCGCCGCTATAAATCAAGGAAAATGGCAAGACCATGCCGTCAATTTCTTCACGACTTTAGGGGTTGCTGTGCCTAGTTTTGTCGTGGCAGCACTGCTCATCTATGTATTATCTACGAAATTACATCTATTACCTTCGGCAATGTGGGAAGGTTGGCAGTATCAAATTATGCCAGCGTTGGCGCTGTCTGGTATGCCTACATCTTTTATCGCACGCCTCACTCGTTCTAGTATGCTTGATGTTTTAGGGCAAGATTATATAAAGACAGCTCGTGCCAAAGGTTTATCTCGTTTCACTGTTTTATTTAAGCACGCTTTGCCTAATTCATTAATTCCTGTTGTCACGTATGCTGGACCGATGACGGCTGGCATTTTAACAGGAAGTTTTGTCATTGAAAATATTTTTGCAATTCCAGGCTTAGGTCAATATTTTGTAACGAGTATTTACAATCGCGATTATACAGTTATTCTAGGTGTAACGATTTTTTATAGTATTATCATAATCGTATTGAATATGATAGTGGATTTGATTTATCCATTTTTAGACCCACGTATAAAACTCGGTGGCGGAAAGGGTGAATAA
- a CDS encoding alpha/beta hydrolase, which translates to MENNLNLTDKWDKTFPQSDKVNHRKVTFHNRYGITLAADLYEPKDAQEKLPAIAVCGPFGAVKEQASGLYAQIMAERGFLTIAFDPSFTGESGGSPRYVASPDINTEDFQAAVDFLSVQDNVNPEKIGIIGICGWGGLAINAASVDTRIKATVACTMYDMSRVTANGYFDAENSEQARYEKRKALNAQRTEDYKNGNYALAGGVPDKLPEDAPFFVKDYFDYYKTKRGYHERSLNSNGGWNVTSSLSFINMPIMQYISEIRNAVLIIHGEKAHSCYFSKDTYKKLKGDNKELMLIPNAVHTDLYDRVDIIPFDKIEDFFNKNM; encoded by the coding sequence ATGGAAAACAATTTAAATTTAACTGATAAATGGGATAAAACTTTTCCTCAGAGTGATAAAGTAAATCATCGCAAAGTTACTTTTCATAATCGCTACGGTATAACTTTAGCGGCTGACCTTTATGAACCAAAAGATGCACAGGAAAAACTTCCTGCTATTGCTGTTTGTGGACCTTTCGGTGCAGTAAAAGAACAAGCTTCTGGTCTTTATGCTCAAATCATGGCTGAAAGAGGTTTTTTGACAATCGCATTTGACCCGTCTTTTACAGGTGAAAGCGGTGGTAGTCCAAGATATGTAGCATCACCAGATATCAATACAGAAGATTTTCAAGCCGCTGTCGATTTCCTTTCTGTACAGGATAATGTAAATCCAGAAAAAATTGGCATAATCGGTATTTGCGGTTGGGGCGGATTGGCAATCAATGCTGCTTCTGTTGATACTAGAATTAAAGCAACTGTTGCTTGCACGATGTACGATATGTCTCGCGTCACTGCCAACGGTTATTTTGATGCTGAAAACAGTGAACAAGCTCGCTATGAAAAACGCAAAGCTTTAAATGCTCAGCGCACTGAAGATTATAAAAATGGAAACTATGCGCTTGCTGGTGGTGTGCCAGATAAATTGCCTGAAGATGCACCATTTTTTGTCAAAGATTATTTTGATTATTATAAGACAAAACGCGGTTACCATGAACGTTCTTTGAATTCTAATGGTGGCTGGAATGTAACATCTTCTCTATCCTTTATCAATATGCCAATAATGCAATACATTTCTGAAATTCGCAATGCTGTATTAATCATTCATGGCGAAAAAGCACATTCTTGCTATTTCAGCAAAGATACGTATAAAAAATTAAAAGGCGATAATAAAGAACTCATGCTTATCCCTAATGCTGTTCATACGGATTTATACGATAGAGTAGATATAATTCCTTTTGATAAAATAGAAGATTTCTTCAATAAAAATATGTGA
- a CDS encoding ABC transporter ATP-binding protein, whose product MLLQVKNLAVSFSTYRGKVKAVRDVSFSVDEGKTIGIVGESGCGKSVTSHAIMGLLPRENSKIEHGQITFNDRNITDLSEKEMNKLRGNEIAMIFQDPMTSLNPVLTIGTQIQESLFLHKKLTKQQARQRAIELLKLVGIPSAEIRLDDYPHQFSGGMRQRVMIAMALSCEPKLLIADEPTTALDVTVQAQILDLLKQLQRKMNTAIVLISHDLGVIANLCDDIAVMYAGQIVEYGSAEDIFYNTHHPYTKGLLKSLPRLTDKKGEPLSVIEGQPPDLKQDINFCPFAMRCDKAMRICAAQIPAVTQIGNHHYVKCWLEHELAPKGEA is encoded by the coding sequence ATGTTATTGCAAGTGAAAAATTTAGCCGTTTCTTTTTCCACTTATCGTGGCAAAGTAAAAGCAGTGCGCGATGTAAGTTTTTCTGTCGATGAAGGGAAAACCATCGGCATTGTAGGTGAATCTGGTTGCGGTAAATCTGTCACCTCACACGCTATCATGGGTCTTTTGCCACGCGAAAACAGCAAGATTGAACACGGTCAAATTACATTTAATGATAGAAATATCACTGATTTATCTGAAAAAGAAATGAATAAATTGCGCGGCAATGAAATTGCCATGATATTTCAAGACCCGATGACTTCATTAAATCCTGTTTTGACAATTGGTACGCAAATACAAGAAAGTTTATTTTTGCATAAGAAATTGACGAAACAACAAGCAAGACAGCGCGCTATTGAATTGTTAAAATTAGTTGGCATTCCTTCAGCCGAAATACGCCTTGATGATTATCCGCATCAATTCAGTGGTGGTATGCGTCAGCGCGTCATGATTGCCATGGCTTTGTCGTGTGAACCTAAACTTTTAATAGCTGATGAACCGACGACTGCACTTGATGTTACAGTACAAGCACAGATTTTAGATTTATTAAAGCAATTACAACGAAAAATGAATACAGCTATCGTATTGATTTCTCATGATTTAGGCGTAATTGCTAATTTATGCGATGATATCGCTGTGATGTACGCAGGTCAAATTGTTGAATACGGCAGTGCTGAGGATATTTTTTACAATACACATCACCCATACACAAAAGGTTTATTAAAATCTTTGCCACGCCTTACCGATAAAAAAGGTGAACCTTTATCGGTGATAGAGGGGCAACCACCTGATTTAAAACAAGATATAAATTTTTGCCCTTTTGCCATGCGTTGTGATAAAGCTATGCGAATTTGTGCAGCGCAAATACCAGCTGTTACACAGATAGGCAATCATCATTATGTAAAATGTTGGTTAGAGCATGAATTAGCACCAAAGGGGGAAGCTTGA